One Alphaproteobacteria bacterium genomic window, CGTGGAAGTCGTAGCCGACGAAGTTCGCATTCGGGAACGCCTCGGCCATCAGCGCGGTCGAGATGCCGTAGCCGCAGCCGACGTCCGCCACCTTGGCGCCGGCACGCAGCCGCTCGGCCAGCCCGACCACCGCCGGGATCCAGTGCTCGACCAGGTTGGCGATGTAGGCCGGGCGGAAGAACCGCTCGGTGCCGCAGAACAGGCAGCTGTGGCGGTCGCCCCAGGGCACGCCTCTGCCGGAATGGAAGGCCTCGGCGATGCGGTCGAGGTCGTGGATCATCGACGCGGTCGACAGGAAGAAGCCCTGCAGGTTGTCGGGGCTGTCGTCGTCGGCGAACACCAGCGCCTGCTCCGGCGTCAGCGTGAAGCTCGGGATCGCCGGGTCGCAGTCGATCCAACCGGCCGCGGCCAGCGCGTTCAGCCATTCGCGCACCATCCGCTCGGCACAGCCGGTGCGCGCGGCCAGCTCGGCGGAGGTCAGCGGCCCGGCGCCCGCCATCGCCTTGAACAGCCCGGTCTTGTCGCCGAGCATGGCGACCACCATCGACGCCGCCCCGCCCAGCTCGGGCATCAGCCGCGCCTTGAAGGCCTCGAGTTTCGCCGGATCCGCTGCGGTCGCCATCGCCTTCCTCCCCAGAAGCGCAGTGGCGGCAGCTTACGCCGGGACGGCCCTCAGATCGATCCCGCCTCGACCATGTAGTTGTTGGCGGTGCACATCGCGCCGTCGTCGGAGGCGAGGAACAGCACCATGCGTGCGAGATAGACCGGCTCGATCAGGTCGGGCAGGCACTGGTTCTGCCGATGGCGCTCCAGCGCCTCGGGCGTGGCCCACAGCGTCTTCTGCCGCTCGGTCATCACCCAGCCGGGCACCACGGTGTTCACCCGGATGCGATGCTTGCCGAGGTCGCGCGCCATGCCGCGGGTCAGGCCGTGCACGGCCGCCTTGGCTGTGGTGTAGACCGGCATGCCGCTGGCCTTCTCCCACCAGCTGTTCGAGCCGAAGTTGACGATCGCGCCCTTGCCGGCCCGGATCATCCCCGGCGCCACCGCCTGGATGGCGAAGAACATGTGGCGCAGATTTGTGGCGATCCGCTCGTCGTAATATTCGGGCGTCACGTCCTCCCAGCCGTGCCGGTCGTCGCGCGCCGCGTTGTTGACCAGCACGCCGGCCGGCCCGAGCGCCGCCTCCATGCCGGCAAAGGCGCGCTTCAGCGCCTCGATGTCGCGCAGATCGGCCGCCTCGAAATGCACCTTGGTGCCCCCGGCCTTCAGATCGTCGGCCAGCGCGGTGCCGCGGGCCGCGTCCATGTCGACAAACCCGATGTGCGAGCCCTGGCCGGCGAATGCGCGAACGATCTCCTCACCGATGCCGGAAGCGCCGCCGGTGACGAAGACGACGACGTCCTTCAGGCTCGGATAGTTTGCGAAGCTCATCGCGCGTTCCCCTCGTTGCTGCCGGCGGTGGCATGGGTGTTGAGCATTCGCGGGCCGCCGTCAAGGCTTCACCGTCCGTCCCGCGATGCTATGGTGCCGGCCGATTCGATGGAGCGAAGGGGGAAGCGGTGAGCGATCATCCGGCACTGGCGGCGGGCAACGTCGCGGTCATCACCGGGGCGGCAAGCGGCATCGGCCTGGCCGCCGCCGAGCGCTTCGCGTCACGCGGCATGCAGGTGTGCCTGGCCGACGTGACCGCCGACGCGCTGGCCGCCGCGTCGGCCAAGGTTGCCGGCTTGGCCCGCGATCCGGCGGACGTCATGCACATGGTCACCGACGTCGCCAACGAGACCGCCCTGCAGCGGCTTAAGGATGCGGCCTATGCCCGTTTCGGCGCCGTCCACGTGCTGATGGCCAATGCCGGTGTCGAGCCGGTCGGCCGTGCGCTGGAGGCCGGCGCGGCCTGGACCCGCATCATCGAGATCAACCTGTGGGGCGTGATCCGCACGGTCCAGACATTCGCCCCGGCGATGATCGGGCAGGGCAGCGCCGGCGCGATCGTCAGCACCGGCTCGAAGCAGGGCATCACCACGCCGCCCGGCAACACCGCCTACAATGTCGCCAAGGCCGGGGTGAAGGTGTTCACCGAGGCGGTGGCGCACGAGCTGCGCGAGCAGCCGGGCTGCCGGATCACCGCGCACCTGTTGGTGCCGGGCTTCACC contains:
- a CDS encoding class I SAM-dependent methyltransferase encodes the protein MATAADPAKLEAFKARLMPELGGAASMVVAMLGDKTGLFKAMAGAGPLTSAELAARTGCAERMVREWLNALAAAGWIDCDPAIPSFTLTPEQALVFADDDSPDNLQGFFLSTASMIHDLDRIAEAFHSGRGVPWGDRHSCLFCGTERFFRPAYIANLVEHWIPAVVGLAERLRAGAKVADVGCGYGISTALMAEAFPNANFVGYDFHGPSIDRARETAAEAGLHNTRFEVAAAKGYAERDFDVIAFFDCLHDMGDPVGAMAHAHAALKPGGIVMLVEPFANDRLADNLTPVGRLYYSGSTCVCTPASMSQEVGAALGAQAGPARLRVVAQRAGFDDLSLATASAFNMVLHGRKAG
- a CDS encoding SDR family oxidoreductase is translated as MSFANYPSLKDVVVFVTGGASGIGEEIVRAFAGQGSHIGFVDMDAARGTALADDLKAGGTKVHFEAADLRDIEALKRAFAGMEAALGPAGVLVNNAARDDRHGWEDVTPEYYDERIATNLRHMFFAIQAVAPGMIRAGKGAIVNFGSNSWWEKASGMPVYTTAKAAVHGLTRGMARDLGKHRIRVNTVVPGWVMTERQKTLWATPEALERHRQNQCLPDLIEPVYLARMVLFLASDDGAMCTANNYMVEAGSI
- a CDS encoding SDR family NAD(P)-dependent oxidoreductase, with amino-acid sequence MSDHPALAAGNVAVITGAASGIGLAAAERFASRGMQVCLADVTADALAAASAKVAGLARDPADVMHMVTDVANETALQRLKDAAYARFGAVHVLMANAGVEPVGRALEAGAAWTRIIEINLWGVIRTVQTFAPAMIGQGSAGAIVSTGSKQGITTPPGNTAYNVAKAGVKVFTEAVAHELREQPGCRITAHLLVPGFTFTGFTRARTQTKPAGAWMPEQVIDFMMARMAEGDFYILCPDNDVTREMDNKRMLWAAQDLIENRPALSRWHPDWKDAFARFMQS